The Bacteriovorax sp. Seq25_V genome window below encodes:
- a CDS encoding metallophosphoesterase — translation MKYLVISDLHLGKGKFLQNGQFNILEDFFEDDRLYEFCDYFSSDKYFLEPVTLVLNGDILNLIQIDTKGVFTHIVTEDMTVEQINTVAIGHPRFFKGLKKFLKAPNKEVIFVIGNHDSGMAFEGAQKRFSELVDGDVHFCHTFKRHGIHIEHGHRFEAINTVPMSHFFLRGPQGKQILNFPWGSLFCINVLPKLKKERPYIDKVRPMTSYIKWCLFHDTAFFWKILTTCVNYVLTTYGDYYTKQNKNFKTSLKILKQITIYPRYEKMARRILKRDSTIHTVVMGHTHLQEWRRFPEGKYYFNTGTWNTIPSIDAGMHQDTKHLTYCAIDVHPDSNALVYASVNEWKGQWKPFVEDIGTN, via the coding sequence ATGAAGTATCTGGTTATCTCTGATTTACATTTAGGTAAAGGAAAGTTTCTCCAAAACGGTCAATTCAATATTCTTGAAGATTTTTTTGAGGATGATCGTCTTTATGAGTTTTGTGATTACTTTTCCAGCGATAAGTATTTTTTAGAGCCAGTGACTCTTGTTTTAAATGGGGATATTTTAAACCTCATTCAAATTGATACCAAAGGTGTTTTCACTCATATTGTTACAGAAGATATGACCGTCGAACAAATTAATACTGTGGCCATTGGTCATCCTCGGTTCTTTAAGGGTCTTAAGAAATTTCTCAAGGCACCAAATAAAGAAGTAATCTTTGTTATTGGAAATCATGATTCAGGAATGGCATTTGAAGGCGCGCAAAAACGCTTTTCTGAGCTTGTTGATGGTGATGTTCACTTTTGTCATACATTTAAAAGACATGGAATTCACATCGAACATGGTCATCGTTTTGAGGCCATAAATACTGTTCCAATGAGTCACTTTTTTCTACGTGGACCACAAGGAAAGCAAATTCTAAATTTCCCCTGGGGATCATTATTTTGTATCAATGTTCTTCCAAAGCTAAAAAAAGAAAGACCATATATTGATAAAGTAAGACCTATGACCTCTTATATAAAGTGGTGTCTTTTTCACGATACAGCATTCTTCTGGAAAATTCTTACGACATGTGTGAATTATGTTTTAACGACTTATGGTGATTACTATACAAAACAAAATAAGAACTTTAAGACCTCATTAAAAATCTTAAAACAAATCACAATTTATCCTCGTTATGAAAAGATGGCCCGTCGTATATTGAAACGAGACTCTACAATTCATACTGTTGTCATGGGACATACCCACTTACAAGAATGGAGACGTTTTCCTGAAGGTAAGTATTACTTCAATACAGGTACTTGGAATACAATCCCTTCAATCGATGCGGGAATGCACCAGGATACAAAACATCTGACCTATTGTGCGATTGATGTACATCCAGATTCTAATGCCCTTGTCTATGCATCTGTGAATGAATGGAAGGGCCAGTGGAAGCCATTTGTTGAAGATATTGGGACTAATTAG
- a CDS encoding GGDEF domain-containing protein, whose product MTNITVHYEKVLEFICKLEDVDDLAHLFEYLDNFWQTQFGTTPVLIYSRNKKKKSQLRDYWNKGKEEIFYDKGELSLFSSLVLAAKDEEGFIFQKEGENLYYVLNCGEFKGQDFFVCFKISEEITAHIINYLIQFLKTTLTKISRYKEADTLKSLVHIDDVTGLYNQRKFVLDIDSSIEEYDKFMKPFSVIFIDIDHFKQVNDGHGHLVGTQLLKDVSRIIKDTVRDEDLCYRYGGDEFVLIIPLSTYKEAKIVGARVLKNIKEETFFVNDGINGSCEFKLSVSVGIASFPHDAKTKTDIVNMADKMMYKAKQSGRGKVCHAGELFSDEELTQ is encoded by the coding sequence GTGACAAATATTACAGTTCATTACGAGAAAGTACTTGAATTTATCTGCAAACTTGAAGATGTAGATGATCTCGCTCATTTGTTTGAGTACCTCGATAACTTTTGGCAAACTCAATTTGGAACGACTCCTGTTCTAATATATTCTCGTAATAAAAAGAAAAAATCACAGCTTAGAGACTACTGGAATAAAGGCAAGGAAGAGATCTTCTACGATAAAGGAGAACTTTCTCTTTTTTCTTCTCTTGTGCTGGCCGCAAAGGATGAAGAAGGATTTATCTTTCAAAAAGAAGGTGAAAACCTTTATTATGTTTTAAACTGTGGAGAGTTTAAAGGACAAGACTTCTTTGTCTGTTTTAAAATCTCTGAAGAGATTACCGCCCACATCATTAATTATCTAATTCAGTTTTTAAAGACGACACTAACAAAGATTAGCCGTTATAAAGAAGCAGATACCTTAAAGTCACTTGTCCACATTGATGATGTTACAGGTCTTTATAATCAGCGTAAATTTGTACTCGATATCGACTCTTCGATTGAAGAGTATGATAAATTTATGAAGCCATTCTCAGTGATTTTTATAGATATCGATCACTTTAAGCAAGTAAACGATGGCCATGGACACTTGGTAGGGACGCAACTGTTAAAAGATGTCTCTAGAATTATCAAAGACACGGTTCGTGATGAAGATCTTTGTTACCGCTATGGGGGAGATGAGTTTGTTCTTATTATTCCTCTTTCCACTTATAAAGAAGCTAAAATTGTTGGGGCCCGTGTTTTAAAAAATATCAAAGAAGAAACTTTCTTTGTTAACGATGGGATAAATGGCTCGTGCGAATTTAAGCTTAGTGTTTCTGTAGGTATTGCAAGTTTTCCTCACGATGCCAAGACTAAAACAGATATCGTTAATATGGCCGACAAGATGATGTACAAAGCCAAGCAATCTGGTCGTGGTAAAGTCTGTCACGCAGGTGAGTTATTTTCTGATGAAGAGCTTACTCAATGA
- a CDS encoding L,D-transpeptidase family protein gives MKLLTTISLTLLTLSSRAEEYYPKPLLRLGTHFSHHVLIAEKSTHSLYLYENKDGLPHLLQKYQMATGKKAGDKSFQGDHRTPEGIYHFTEFLTHQELLQRNGTQGEIYGVGAFVMNYPNPIDVYDGKTGGGIWLHSTNDETRIDKGLDSRGCIVAHNQNLIKISNYIELDKTNIVVVHDLHYLSKQTWLAEKQKLETAVSDWLDAWTTEDFDRYISHYSPSQFKDPTRGTYSNYKNYKRAVFANPGTPTIKMKELSILQTNDYAIATFIQDYTSNTIQDIGKKILYLKKDQYYNWKIVAERWSKVNDFAPNEVAFEPSKRFFESEDPKQIFTKALNLTQDQSNHTKN, from the coding sequence ATGAAACTTTTAACAACAATATCACTGACATTACTAACACTTAGCTCAAGGGCCGAGGAATATTATCCAAAACCTTTATTGCGACTTGGGACACATTTTTCACACCACGTCCTAATTGCTGAAAAGTCGACACATTCACTCTACCTTTATGAGAATAAAGATGGACTACCTCATCTTTTACAAAAATACCAAATGGCGACAGGAAAGAAAGCTGGGGATAAAAGCTTTCAAGGTGATCACCGAACTCCAGAAGGAATCTACCACTTCACTGAGTTTTTAACTCACCAAGAACTTCTCCAAAGAAATGGAACACAAGGAGAGATCTACGGAGTAGGTGCTTTCGTTATGAACTACCCTAACCCAATTGATGTTTATGATGGAAAAACTGGTGGCGGTATTTGGTTACACAGTACAAATGACGAAACAAGAATCGACAAGGGCCTAGACTCGCGTGGCTGTATAGTTGCTCACAATCAAAACTTAATTAAGATTTCAAACTATATCGAACTAGATAAGACAAATATCGTTGTTGTTCACGATCTTCACTACCTTTCAAAGCAGACTTGGCTAGCTGAAAAGCAAAAACTTGAAACAGCAGTTTCTGACTGGCTAGATGCATGGACAACAGAAGATTTTGATCGCTATATTTCACACTATTCGCCAAGTCAGTTCAAAGATCCGACGAGGGGAACTTATAGTAACTACAAAAACTACAAGAGAGCTGTTTTCGCAAATCCAGGAACTCCAACAATAAAAATGAAAGAGCTATCAATTCTTCAAACAAACGACTATGCAATTGCGACTTTCATCCAAGATTATACTTCAAATACAATTCAAGATATTGGAAAGAAAATTCTCTACCTAAAAAAAGACCAGTACTATAACTGGAAAATTGTTGCAGAGAGATGGAGTAAAGTTAACGATTTCGCACCTAATGAAGTTGCTTTTGAACCTTCAAAAAGATTCTTTGAATCTGAAGATCCAAAACAAATTTTTACAAAGGCCTTGAATTTGACTCAAGATCAAAGTAACCACACTAAGAACTAA
- a CDS encoding polymer-forming cytoskeletal protein, with protein MNINEQTFCFLGKDSVIRGELILSGEVHLSSTVEGDLTLKTNHTLSIEPHGKVIGTVTGINIDIYGTVTGDINASGTLRIFPSAKVEGKISAKALIIRPGAVVNMTGHTVITE; from the coding sequence ATGAATATCAATGAACAAACATTTTGCTTCCTCGGTAAAGATTCAGTTATCAGAGGAGAATTAATTCTCTCGGGAGAAGTTCACCTCAGCTCTACAGTTGAAGGTGATCTCACACTCAAAACAAACCACACCCTCTCAATTGAGCCTCATGGAAAAGTTATAGGGACTGTGACAGGAATCAATATTGATATTTATGGAACAGTTACAGGCGATATCAATGCTTCTGGGACGCTTCGCATTTTTCCATCTGCAAAAGTCGAGGGCAAAATCTCCGCAAAAGCGTTGATTATTAGACCAGGTGCCGTAGTTAATATGACGGGGCACACTGTTATTACAGAATAA
- a CDS encoding pitrilysin family protein, translated as MKKIFLLLLLSKFAFASDIQDQIHKYKWDNIDVTLLKDDRFPTYDITFYFADGALSDGTKKGLTSLMFNLMDAGTNRFSKQEIVDNLEYYGVSTSARVVHEYSTFSISGLTKDLVPTIKKVCHLFNDSTFPEAEINKAKKSILTGMKNVTNNHGALAGLAFREISLAGTPFVYPVEGKMKTISKLHRNDFRNKLTYFNKEVKKKIYITGPETTLNIKNIILNECGWNNEAKFVREVNYESPKKKGTIHLVTVPKANQAQVVFGKFLGRGEFEEFEKLSVSSDLLGGGFTSLLMNELRVKRGLTYTVSAFAGGQKDYGRSLIRTFTKEETATELIKVVNDLLTNLDITDAEVTRVKNSMKGAYPFQFESSSRFLSEILFLDHLGSGYNRLFNFNKNIDPISAQDVKDTISKVFPVGEMDILVLGEKKLLKDLKKLGTVKVHDYKDFL; from the coding sequence ATGAAAAAAATATTTTTACTATTACTACTATCAAAATTTGCTTTCGCTTCTGATATTCAGGATCAAATTCACAAATATAAGTGGGATAATATTGATGTAACACTCTTAAAAGATGATCGTTTTCCAACTTATGACATTACTTTTTATTTTGCTGATGGTGCACTTTCTGACGGAACAAAGAAAGGTTTAACATCTTTAATGTTTAATCTTATGGATGCTGGAACAAATAGATTTTCTAAACAAGAGATCGTCGATAATCTCGAATACTATGGTGTCTCAACGTCTGCACGCGTTGTTCATGAGTATTCTACTTTTTCGATTTCTGGCTTAACGAAAGATCTCGTGCCTACGATTAAAAAAGTGTGTCATCTTTTTAATGACTCGACATTTCCTGAAGCTGAAATCAATAAGGCCAAGAAAAGTATTCTTACAGGTATGAAGAACGTAACTAATAATCACGGAGCCCTTGCTGGCCTGGCCTTTAGAGAAATTAGTCTTGCGGGAACACCGTTTGTTTATCCTGTAGAAGGAAAAATGAAGACGATATCTAAACTTCATCGAAATGATTTTAGAAACAAACTTACTTACTTTAATAAAGAAGTTAAAAAGAAAATTTATATTACTGGTCCAGAAACTACACTTAATATAAAAAATATTATTTTGAATGAGTGTGGATGGAATAATGAGGCGAAATTTGTACGTGAAGTTAATTATGAGTCACCAAAGAAAAAGGGAACAATTCATTTAGTAACTGTTCCAAAAGCAAATCAAGCTCAAGTGGTATTTGGTAAGTTTCTTGGACGTGGAGAGTTTGAAGAGTTTGAAAAATTAAGTGTCTCAAGTGACCTTCTTGGTGGTGGTTTTACATCTCTTTTGATGAATGAATTAAGAGTGAAGAGAGGCCTTACATATACTGTAAGTGCTTTTGCTGGTGGGCAAAAAGATTATGGACGTTCTCTCATTAGAACATTTACTAAGGAAGAGACTGCTACTGAACTGATTAAAGTGGTGAACGATTTACTAACTAATCTAGATATTACTGACGCTGAAGTTACGCGTGTAAAAAATAGTATGAAGGGAGCTTATCCCTTTCAATTTGAAAGCAGTTCACGTTTTCTGTCTGAAATCCTTTTTCTTGATCACTTAGGTAGTGGTTATAATCGCCTTTTTAATTTTAATAAGAATATTGACCCTATATCGGCACAAGATGTTAAGGACACAATTTCAAAAGTTTTCCCTGTTGGAGAGATGGATATCTTAGTTCTGGGTGAGAAGAAGCTCTTAAAGGACCTTAAAAAGCTTGGGACTGTTAAAGTTCATGATTATAAAGATTTTCTCTAA
- a CDS encoding pitrilysin family protein has protein sequence MLKKYSLAALVGANLLFSGCSLQQSENHTHHTNKNLADVDLNLKINKKVLSNGLTILHLENKKLPIVSVYTFFDVGGKSETPGVTGSTHFLEHMMFKKTKNFPAEHFSKVIENNGGNSNAYTTFDNTVYYENIPVDSLDEILHLEAERLSNLELEEEPFEKERQVVLEERKMRYENKAGGQLFLRMMKEIFVGTPYGGSVIGDASDVKNLSREKMLEFYHKFYRPNNAVLVVVGDVEADKLFKMVEEKYGAIPRGEGLEELQKEFSSPERFKHRAKLPKTVSLHGESVTPMFMMAFPSLKAGEEDGYALDILSKIIGSGDSSYLSKEFVISKKPKLSSISAANYSLKESGVFYIGGSLLDKVSLNSFKNSLMREVRHICDKAVTERSVQKTKNNILIELYSGLETNDGLAGFIGNQQFYYGDYNGYKRELEIYSSLTADKVKETCKKYIDGNKSLFISVWKKHRK, from the coding sequence ATGTTAAAAAAATATAGTCTAGCGGCACTAGTTGGTGCTAATTTACTTTTCTCTGGCTGTTCTCTTCAGCAATCAGAAAATCATACACACCATACAAATAAGAACCTTGCAGATGTAGATCTTAATCTTAAAATTAATAAGAAGGTTTTATCTAATGGTTTAACTATTCTACACCTTGAGAATAAGAAACTACCAATTGTTTCTGTCTATACTTTCTTTGATGTTGGAGGAAAGTCTGAAACTCCAGGAGTTACTGGGTCAACACACTTTCTTGAGCACATGATGTTTAAGAAAACTAAGAATTTTCCAGCAGAACATTTCTCAAAAGTAATTGAAAATAATGGTGGAAACTCAAATGCCTATACTACTTTTGACAATACTGTTTACTACGAAAATATCCCGGTAGATTCTTTAGATGAGATTTTACATCTTGAGGCTGAGCGTTTGTCTAATTTAGAACTTGAAGAAGAACCATTTGAAAAAGAGCGTCAAGTAGTTCTTGAAGAGCGTAAGATGCGTTATGAAAATAAGGCCGGTGGACAACTCTTTTTAAGAATGATGAAAGAAATTTTCGTAGGGACTCCATATGGAGGTTCAGTTATTGGAGATGCCTCAGATGTAAAGAACCTATCCCGTGAAAAGATGCTTGAGTTCTATCATAAGTTCTATCGTCCAAATAATGCGGTTCTTGTTGTTGTTGGTGATGTTGAAGCTGATAAACTTTTTAAAATGGTAGAAGAAAAGTATGGTGCAATTCCTCGTGGTGAGGGCCTTGAAGAATTACAAAAAGAATTCTCAAGCCCTGAAAGATTTAAGCATCGTGCGAAACTACCTAAAACTGTAAGTCTTCATGGAGAGAGTGTAACTCCAATGTTTATGATGGCATTCCCATCTTTAAAGGCCGGGGAAGAAGATGGCTATGCTCTAGATATACTTTCCAAAATAATTGGTTCTGGAGACAGCTCATACCTATCTAAAGAATTTGTGATCAGTAAGAAGCCGAAGTTATCTTCTATTTCTGCTGCAAATTATAGTCTTAAAGAATCTGGTGTTTTTTATATCGGTGGAAGCCTACTTGATAAGGTTAGCCTAAATAGCTTTAAAAATAGCTTAATGAGAGAAGTAAGACATATCTGTGATAAAGCTGTTACTGAAAGATCTGTTCAAAAAACTAAGAATAATATTCTTATCGAACTATACAGTGGCCTTGAGACGAATGATGGGCTTGCGGGATTTATAGGGAATCAGCAATTTTATTACGGCGATTATAATGGTTATAAAAGAGAGCTTGAAATTTATAGCTCTCTAACAGCTGACAAGGTGAAAGAGACTTGTAAGAAATATATCGATGGGAATAAATCATTATTTATCTCAGTGTGGAAAAAACACAGAAAGTAA
- a CDS encoding MBL fold metallo-hydrolase — MTTTNAKLTILGSGTSTGIPMVGCNCEVCLSKEEKNKRLRTSFYLETKNGNKVVIDTTPDLRTQALRANINHVDYCIITHDHADHLHGIDDLRPFCFGPPPKSIPVYTHRDCMIQMEGRFPYIFQKDFFNEKRPVLGGGVPRLELQEIKVFEKEITIENDSYTFFLLPHGHGQTLGLYHDKLAILIDCNAIPDSVIKYLKAKKLEHLFIDCVKIGEHKTHLTLDKSLEYIKAIGPKSSYLIHMGHGLEHFQLEKLCKESGISNCQPAFDTMHIYF; from the coding sequence ATGACTACTACAAATGCAAAGCTAACAATTTTAGGATCAGGTACCAGCACCGGTATACCGATGGTTGGTTGTAACTGCGAAGTTTGTCTTTCGAAGGAAGAAAAAAATAAGAGGCTTCGCACGAGTTTCTATCTCGAAACAAAGAACGGAAATAAAGTTGTGATTGACACGACACCCGACCTTAGAACTCAAGCATTAAGAGCAAATATCAATCATGTTGATTATTGTATCATTACCCATGATCACGCCGATCATCTTCATGGTATTGATGACCTTCGTCCATTTTGCTTTGGTCCTCCTCCGAAATCGATCCCAGTATATACTCATCGTGATTGTATGATTCAAATGGAGGGAAGATTTCCTTATATTTTTCAAAAAGATTTTTTCAACGAAAAAAGACCGGTTTTAGGTGGTGGAGTTCCAAGACTAGAACTTCAAGAAATAAAAGTATTTGAAAAAGAAATTACAATTGAAAATGACTCCTATACATTCTTCTTGTTGCCTCACGGTCATGGTCAAACACTTGGACTTTATCATGACAAACTGGCCATCTTAATAGACTGTAATGCTATCCCCGACAGTGTGATAAAATACCTTAAAGCAAAAAAGCTCGAACACCTTTTCATTGACTGCGTAAAAATTGGTGAGCACAAGACTCACCTAACACTTGATAAAAGTCTCGAGTATATCAAGGCCATTGGGCCAAAGAGCTCCTATTTGATCCATATGGGCCATGGTCTCGAGCACTTTCAGCTTGAAAAACTGTGCAAGGAAAGTGGGATTTCTAACTGCCAACCAGCTTTTGACACAATGCACATATATTTTTAA
- the ald gene encoding alanine dehydrogenase has protein sequence MKIGVPKEIKNNENRVGLVPGGVRQLVHDGHEVYVETNAGSGIGISDEQYIQAGAKILPSLEAVFETATMIIKVKEPQPREIAQLKPHHILYTYLHLAADLPQTKGLMESGATCIAYETIQLPDGSLPLLTPMSEVAGRMATQIGASYLQLDHGGKGVLLGGVPGTRRAKVTVIGCGVAGTNAIKMAMGMGADVTAIDLSTKRLAELDDLFDNRITTLFSNIENIENSVVTSDLVVGAVLVPGAKAPKLVTREMISKMENGSVVVDIAVDQGGCIETCKPTTHEDPTFLVDGVVHYCVANMPGAVARTSTYALTNVTLKYARMIAKFGVEEAAKMDEPFKKGINIYKGGLVYEQVATDLDLPYTPLSI, from the coding sequence ATGAAAATTGGTGTTCCTAAGGAAATCAAGAACAATGAAAATCGTGTTGGTTTAGTTCCAGGTGGAGTTAGACAATTGGTTCACGATGGTCACGAAGTATATGTTGAAACAAACGCAGGATCTGGGATTGGTATTTCAGATGAGCAATATATTCAAGCTGGAGCAAAAATTCTTCCAAGCCTTGAAGCTGTTTTCGAAACGGCAACAATGATCATCAAGGTTAAAGAGCCACAACCAAGAGAGATCGCTCAATTAAAACCTCACCATATTCTTTACACATATCTTCACCTTGCAGCTGATCTTCCACAAACAAAAGGTCTAATGGAATCAGGTGCTACTTGTATTGCATATGAAACAATTCAATTACCAGATGGATCACTTCCACTTCTAACTCCAATGTCTGAGGTAGCAGGTAGAATGGCAACTCAAATTGGTGCAAGCTATCTACAATTAGATCACGGAGGAAAAGGTGTTCTTCTAGGTGGTGTACCTGGTACAAGAAGAGCAAAAGTAACTGTTATCGGTTGTGGTGTTGCAGGTACAAATGCAATTAAAATGGCAATGGGAATGGGAGCTGATGTAACAGCGATCGACCTTTCAACAAAGAGACTTGCAGAACTAGACGACCTATTTGATAACAGAATCACGACTCTATTCTCAAATATTGAAAATATTGAAAACTCAGTTGTAACTTCTGACCTTGTTGTTGGTGCCGTACTGGTTCCAGGTGCAAAAGCTCCAAAACTAGTAACAAGAGAAATGATCTCTAAAATGGAAAATGGTTCAGTTGTAGTTGATATCGCTGTTGACCAAGGTGGATGTATTGAAACTTGTAAGCCAACAACTCACGAAGATCCAACTTTCCTAGTTGATGGTGTTGTTCACTATTGTGTAGCTAACATGCCAGGTGCTGTTGCAAGAACTTCAACTTATGCCCTTACAAACGTTACTTTAAAGTATGCAAGAATGATCGCTAAGTTTGGTGTTGAAGAAGCAGCAAAAATGGATGAGCCATTCAAAAAAGGTATCAACATCTATAAAGGTGGACTTGTTTACGAGCAAGTTGCTACAGATCTTGACCTACCATACACTCCACTTAGTATCTAA
- the fliL gene encoding flagellar basal body-associated protein FliL produces the protein MTGNKSLDKIILLLTLITSIATAGVFVYTEMIYKRPLPKDEVELSRLKEETKNNFLPESFKLDKIIVNLPSNTTRLRFLDAEIHLVIFDKNDSAILEENKAKINDIIIEVASAMEPDELNSISGKLIFENRVKSRINSYLSKVIIKELFYTKFVVQ, from the coding sequence ATGACTGGTAACAAATCACTTGATAAAATTATACTTCTTTTAACACTGATCACTTCAATAGCGACAGCAGGTGTGTTTGTTTATACGGAAATGATTTATAAACGCCCTCTTCCAAAAGATGAGGTAGAACTTTCAAGACTGAAGGAAGAAACAAAGAATAACTTCTTACCTGAATCCTTCAAGCTCGATAAAATTATTGTAAACCTTCCCTCTAATACGACAAGACTGCGTTTCCTTGATGCTGAAATTCACCTCGTGATCTTCGATAAAAATGACTCCGCGATACTTGAAGAGAACAAGGCAAAAATAAACGACATCATCATTGAAGTTGCCTCCGCAATGGAGCCAGATGAGCTGAACTCAATTTCAGGAAAACTGATTTTTGAAAATCGTGTAAAGTCTCGTATTAATAGCTACCTTAGCAAGGTAATTATCAAAGAGTTATTCTATACTAAATTTGTCGTACAATAA
- a CDS encoding putative lipoprotein — protein MKFLTPLLITTLLLSSCSNNIIRKLTSAGQTPYAVEQLVTWETKANGVAVRSNQIFDLNHYEIPLDLLSSEFASDLSQDIKDSLIFEKNGEAYVRWLINPEDTKWHLEVKKMLDEAGLDSTVHSYLKGYLTASRSMIAFNPENGSAFSVKVSTNNTGGYWNDKKQTWDDANQIRKISDWVKDTLSKMDTKSLVIQDEPLGLGIESLDQGLIVRNLNDVPTGKHYYLPGFSALHETEGKLLAQLNGSTDVVKFWEDNYVRPLAKAMAEFSALTGVYYDSPHSQNFMIELDENKKPTGRVVLRDFGDSYLNRDFVSQTAHASILNIWEKDNIVSGKFPTAVGLLHGNSAPSWLTLNDYKRYGETFYKEYEKKFSEISGIPLTKLQQRPIAGARAFSYLSKAYPTEGDDWKRFFDHANCLGGAETTLSGQDCGEFFTKFQKQDNCFGAVQSFAQ, from the coding sequence ATGAAATTTCTTACGCCACTTTTAATTACAACACTACTTCTATCATCGTGTTCTAATAATATCATAAGAAAGCTAACCTCAGCTGGTCAAACCCCTTACGCAGTTGAACAACTCGTTACTTGGGAAACTAAGGCCAATGGTGTTGCCGTTAGATCAAATCAAATTTTTGATCTAAACCACTATGAGATTCCACTGGACCTACTCTCTTCTGAGTTTGCCTCTGATCTTTCTCAAGATATTAAGGACTCGCTTATATTCGAAAAAAATGGTGAGGCATATGTGAGATGGCTTATCAATCCTGAGGATACCAAGTGGCACTTGGAAGTAAAGAAGATGCTTGATGAAGCAGGATTGGACTCAACAGTTCATAGCTATCTTAAAGGTTACCTAACGGCCTCGAGATCAATGATTGCATTCAACCCAGAAAATGGCTCAGCTTTTTCTGTAAAAGTATCAACAAATAATACTGGTGGGTACTGGAACGATAAGAAACAAACTTGGGATGATGCTAACCAAATTAGAAAGATTTCAGATTGGGTTAAGGATACACTTTCTAAGATGGATACAAAAAGTCTCGTTATTCAAGATGAACCTCTAGGGCTTGGAATTGAATCCCTCGATCAGGGTTTAATCGTTAGAAATTTAAATGATGTCCCTACTGGAAAGCACTACTACCTTCCAGGCTTTTCTGCACTTCACGAAACAGAAGGAAAGTTACTTGCACAGCTTAATGGAAGTACAGATGTTGTAAAGTTTTGGGAAGATAATTACGTAAGACCGTTAGCGAAGGCAATGGCAGAGTTTTCAGCTCTTACAGGAGTTTATTACGACTCTCCTCACTCACAAAACTTTATGATCGAACTCGATGAAAATAAAAAACCAACAGGAAGAGTTGTCCTCAGAGATTTTGGTGACTCATACCTAAACAGGGATTTTGTTTCACAAACTGCTCATGCTTCAATTCTTAATATTTGGGAGAAAGATAATATTGTATCTGGAAAATTTCCAACTGCCGTGGGACTTCTCCACGGGAACAGTGCTCCTAGTTGGTTAACTCTAAATGACTACAAACGATATGGTGAAACTTTTTATAAAGAGTATGAAAAGAAATTCTCTGAAATAAGTGGAATTCCTTTAACGAAACTACAACAAAGACCAATAGCAGGAGCAAGAGCATTCTCTTATTTATCTAAAGCATATCCAACAGAAGGTGATGACTGGAAAAGATTCTTTGATCACGCCAACTGTCTTGGAGGAGCTGAAACAACTCTGTCAGGTCAAGACTGTGGTGAGTTTTTTACAAAATTTCAAAAACAAGATAACTGCTTTGGTGCTGTTCAATCATTCGCTCAATAG
- a CDS encoding Kazal-type serine protease inhibitor gives MKNAVLTILALLVLANVKADFVVEGRLSDDLNISGEITKKILTSNKEVIKLVNEYIEAESCKNGKFEVVEVAEGIFELKAIVDCDQFYDSTKEVTHCPENFMPVCGEIATDGFDAKSLPQLVTFPNGCELYRAKAAFVNQGMCKI, from the coding sequence ATGAAGAATGCAGTTTTAACAATTTTAGCTCTTTTAGTACTAGCAAATGTAAAAGCAGATTTCGTGGTTGAAGGTCGTTTATCTGATGATTTAAATATCTCTGGTGAGATCACTAAAAAAATCCTTACTTCAAATAAAGAAGTTATTAAATTAGTAAATGAATATATTGAGGCAGAAAGCTGTAAGAATGGAAAATTCGAAGTAGTTGAAGTTGCTGAAGGAATTTTTGAACTTAAAGCAATTGTTGATTGTGACCAGTTCTATGATTCAACAAAAGAAGTAACTCATTGTCCAGAAAACTTCATGCCTGTATGTGGAGAAATCGCTACTGATGGTTTTGATGCTAAGTCTCTTCCACAACTAGTAACTTTTCCAAATGGTTGTGAACTTTACAGAGCAAAAGCTGCTTTCGTAAATCAAGGTATGTGTAAAATCTAA